The genomic interval AGCGTCCCAGTCGTTGTTAAAGAGAATCGACCCATCTTCTTTCCGTTCAGCGCACTTCTCCGATCCCATGTAATCGACCACCTCTCGATACAGCTCCGGCGATGCCGATCCCCGGAGATCGACGGTGTGGctgagaaagtcgatgatgaGTTCCCCGTCGTCGGATCCCTCTTGGAAGCAGCTGGTGATGTCGACGCGTGACGCTTGGCGGGATTCGTCAAACTTGATCCCGAGAGATGAGAGGCTATCTCGTATGTGTGTAGTGCAGAGGTAGCGACTAACGCCGTCTTGGAATCGGGTGAACCGGTCCCAGAGACGCCAAAATCCACTGACATCTACATTCAAGGCAagggaaaagaaataaagaaacaaatatttgtAAAGTAAGGTTTTGAACTATCTACCAGCTACAGTGGTTACAGCCCCATCACTTGCTGTCTTGCAGGGGGTTGCCCTTCTTGTCATCAGAGGGTTAAAACCTTCTGTTCCAGGATGATGTAAGGACTGGGAGCATGGTTTTACTTGCACTTCAccatttttattgtaaatagaATTCCAACAAAATTGTCTGCACCGCTACCTCCTATCTCGTCACATCCAAttccattttaattttgaaaagttgcTTATGGATTACTTCTTCAAGGTTTAAGGTTCAACGGCTTACATTATACCGAGCGATACAATAACTTTACATTTGAATAATTGATATCATTATATAGATCGAAGGGTGACTTgtgtttcgtttttttttctgtgcatACTTGCAACTCACATAGGAACCGAAAGGCAGAAAATGGCCAAGACTAATCTAGGCTCCATGAGTTCAACAAACATGTCGAGGCGTATCTTGAAGAAAGGCAATTCCCAATTTCTTTGGGAAGATACTGGGATTGCAACCAAGAACGTTTGGGGAGCTTTAGAATACGAAACGGCCCTTCTACTATTGGTTTCATTTGTTTCGTATATTTCTAGCCCAAAACGTTAGAATATTTCTCACCTGAAACGACGATTATGAGAAGAATACCGCCCTCCTCAAGGCAATCGTAGAGATACCGTATGGTGTCCTTGTGGTCCTTGGCGTAGTACAGGGAATGTATGGCGCTGATAAAATGGTACTTGCTTGGTTGGTCGCCTACCTGGGCACGGTACTCGTCGATGCCACATTGGCGGAGGTCAAACTCGATGCCTTCAAAGTCGGTCTTTTTGCTTTCTACCAAGGAGCGGTACATCTCAAGTTGCTTTGCGGCAGGTTCGAGAACAACATTACGGACGGATTCGAATCTAGCTTTGACACTTGCCGCCATCGAGCTATCCATTTCACCTAGTGAAAACAAGTGTAACttgattaataaaataaaatgtttacgACAGCTGAAATAACGAGGGTTTTTGCAACTGACAAAGGCCTAAAtgacttttctttcttctataGGTCCCGAAACTTTCAAAAAGCTGGAAGACTTTCGCTAGATGGAAATTTCGGAAACGTAATCAAAGCCCTCCGAACGGATTCCCATTCTTGTCCGTATCTCAAAGAGGAACCCAACCCAAATTAAGGTTGttttagagggaaaaagaaTGATTAGACACTTGGGTAGATAGGTGAAAGTGTGAACAAAATAGGACAGaaagttttgaattttttaagttgtaaaaattgGTATTCACTATACCTATAAATGGAGACTTCAAGTTGTCAGTATTTTCATAACTATCATATTGATGTAAGGCAagtattacatttttctttcaaaggaTTCACTTAAAATTGTACTTTCAGgataacataaaacaatatgctACCTGTGTTAAATTATGATTACTGCCCAAGGTGAACACGTACTTAAATCCCTAATAATCAAGTACATGACCTTAGGTAAAGTTGTCCCTACCatttgtcataatttatttactcagttgccaatttgattatttacatggtcttagggatctcaattttaaaacagccataacttttttattgcttgtcggATATCTTTCAAAATTTCACTATTCTGTATTCTCTCCTCTCTATTATGACCAACGTTGGATTCCCTCTAAAAAGCATGAATTAACAAACCCCAACTTCACCTCGATGTTCAAAGAGCAAGTGCTCGTGggcataaaaaaaagagagagagagagagagaatggtcTTTTGCTGGTAAACATGCAGTACGCACGTGACGTGTCTGGGGTGTCAAACATGATTGTCaacggtgtttttttttaaggaaaggCTTGCTGCACAATGTAGCATAACATTTTCTGAGCACTATAATTTCCTTTATAAGCACGCtggaaatgtattttatgaGGGTTTTATAGGGGCCGCGTAACGATTTTGAAAgtatgggggaggggctgaaATTGCATAAAATCACGATTTATTTGTCATCatattcaagttttttttacgCTTTACATAGTTACCGAAGAGGGTAGTTGCTGAAGCAATTATCCCCCCACCCCCACGTTATCGCAGCCCCTGCTTTAGTCTATCAGCATCAGCGCTACTAAACTCAATATCTTTTTAAGCGAATTATTTACGGGTTAcattgaaaataacatggaCTTTTTTCCCACAGCCTCTGTCTCATTCATCTTCGAGGGTggtgtcatttttttctctctcaattGAATAACTGGGGTAATAAAGAGTTGCACGACCCCATCATTATTTCTTTCTCCCTCATTTTCTTCTCCCCCTTCactacatgtaaaaacataagaGGACAACTGACCGACTGCCCCCATGCAGCGCCGCTAGCCTGCAGACTACAGTGCCTCCCCGTAACCACATGGCCCTAGGAAGCGGAGGTGCTggggtgaagcaccccaaaAAATGTATTGGgccttgggggtgctgcgtgtattattctcgaTAGGCAACATCTCAAGGTATTCTTGAAGttgttttaaaataagaaaatgtaaccaaaatgaccttcattttgtagcgaacccccccccccttttttttttttttttttttttttttggcttttcaaatttacatcagcacccccacttataaaatcgttcccagggccctgcgcGACCTTACCAACTTTTCTTTGCAGTTCATAGTCTGATAATTTTTATACCTTTTTTCAATAATACAATGTTAGCTTTACAATTGATGGGCAAATAACTTTTTGCAGACTGACACAttttattttacagaaaaagaaaacaaacgaaAACAAAGTGAAAATGTggattgttcttttttttcaattacagaaaattgaaatatcaagaATTAATTACATACAGATGGATTCCATTGGCGGAAGCATTTTAATtccaatctttaaaaaaaaaaaacactgtaaGCCTATAATTACCCACGGAATTAATTATTCCGTTGCATTATCTTGCAAAAGTGTAGGTAAGGGTTTGTCTTCAAATCTAATGTCTTTGAACCTCTCGTGCAAACAATTGCTGTTGTGAGAAACAATCTAATCCAGGCCAGCGCTATTAAAATAAAGTAGGTCGAGTTGGTTGGAACATGTGGTAGGGTCCATGGTTAGAAGGGTGCGGAAAATTTTATTGATCATGCAGCCCGAACATCCGCGCACCACGTCCTGAAAATGTTCCAAATCGTTCCGCTATCACAACATTTCCATGGTATGGaaattccacccccccccctaacgcGTTATATCACCTTCATGAAAAGTCTCGAAAATGTCCACTCCCCCAACCATCTCCAAATCTGACAAACAAAATCATAGAAATATTAAGCACAAatgatttatttcctttttttaacaaatcgtaaaaagaaaagaaaaaattcagCGGAGCCTTCATTACTcgaatcccgggggggggggggggcagtcaaatgtattgctgtacacacgcgtggccaaattatttccaaacatccCCTAAACGAGATTTTCTCTGTGTggaaaataaccccctaaacaagtttttcgggggctttatttacaaattttggcccctaaacaagttgtcgccagaatatgacccggggaaaaaaaacataccctaaacacgtttggctagtcttaaaaaaaacatactctaaatacgtttgaccctgcgattaactattgaccagtctttcaaaactacccttTTTTTGGAAAATCGGAGTGCaggcgcggcccgcgtccaaaactgaaaaacacccttttaaacgcgttttttttttttggtcacgcgtgtgtacagcaatatatttgactgccccccccccccgggctcgaatcatattaaaggtcaagtccaccccaggaattTGTTGATTTGTATCGGTagagaaaaaccaaacaaacataacgctgcaaatttcatcgaaatcggatgtaaaataatagtcaggtccagattttaaaaaatgtgctcaGAAAAAGTGCTTTTAGGCATTTTGTGTTAATGCTGATTTATCGATTGTTTTAAGGTAATTCAGGGGTGCTGAATCAAAAAATCATCCTGAAATcggcaaaaaaacaaaatggcggcattTTGAATGCAGCTTCCCATATTAAACGATTTTTATGGGTgattatatttcagaaattgggGTCTATGCCTTATTTTTGATACCCTGGGTTGCAAACATAATGCATCCGATTGATTCGTCAGCCATCtttaattccaagatggctgccacgATTCACAGGTGttgattgataaataatatgGCCAAATATTTGATGACTTTGGGGCGATGCTGGCATAATCATGTTGTGTCACGTGTCCGCCACTTTTtactcgcctgcatagcagaagcaTGACATGGACatcgcttttccgacggcggcgatgGCGGCGGCAaggtcaacatcaaatcttaaccgaggtttagtttttgaaatgtcataacttttagggTATAGATgtctttttcatgaaacttagtgTTAAAATCTGTTGAGACAGGTTATAGTTACAAAAGGTCGTCCAGGGTACCTGGAAATCCAACATAGCGTCCAAAACGGCAGTCGTTGTACCATCAACTCCAAAATTTAaagtaaatcatcaaaatcatcaaaaagctTTCAAGGCAAATAATGAATCAGGACATCCAAGATGACCTTCCAAAATGGCGTCTATAATGAACGTTGTAACTTTGAAATGGTCCACTTCTTATAATATCCACCTGGTAGAAATAATTTTGCGGTctactgagaaaaaaaatacaacatatataaaatcatggttccaagaagaaaaattacattGGAAAATTTTTAAGGTGTATCAGTGGTGCTGTTTTGCAAGAAAAATCATGATGGCTTAAAAAATGCCTactatttctttaaaaacatgCTGCATAGTGCATATACTATATACCTAAAGATATTTTTGTATCTTTCTCatgatttcaagggtcaaataatatagaTGAAGACGAATTACAGGGATACGCTGTTgtccattttgtcaaaaaattgcAGAACGCTCCAAAAATTGCATTCGAATTGGCCAACATTGAcacaaaaatggcaatacttcaTATCCCATCTAGCGCCACTATTTTGGTGCCTCTGCTATGTATTTACGactcataaaaatatgttttacaaGAGTTAGTGACATAATTAGATGGTGGTGCAACAACAAGTAAACAACCATAAACAAACGTTAAGAAATAAGGTACACTTTCACCTAAAAAGAACCATAATTCGCTGATAAGTATTTCAAGACACGTCATTTTACTATTAGTGCTTAGGACTATCCTATGGTTTCATGATTAGGGGACAGCAGTCATTTTTACGCAATTTTAGAAGTCGCTTTGGACATTTTACGACGAAAAGGACAATACAGACCATCCTTGTTATTTGTCCCGATTTATTATTTCAGCCTTGCAAGCCACCATAGTGTAGATTTTTTTCATCTAA from Lytechinus pictus isolate F3 Inbred chromosome 2, Lp3.0, whole genome shotgun sequence carries:
- the LOC129254475 gene encoding histamine N-methyltransferase A-like, with protein sequence METADLKSLMHDPDYYTKSFHAYAKNSKKFAVLERWGENTFPQLIGERLANTFPQETNINMLGIGSGSGEMDSSMAASVKARFESVRNVVLEPAAKQLEMYRSLVESKKTDFEGIEFDLRQCGIDEYRAQVGDQPSKYHFISAIHSLYYAKDHKDTIRYLYDCLEEGGILLIIVVSDVSGFWRLWDRFTRFQDGVSRYLCTTHIRDSLSSLGIKFDESRQASRVDITSCFQEGSDDGELIIDFLSHTVDLRGSASPELYREVVDYMGSEKCAERKEDGSILFNNDWDATIVQKPLSK